One Candidatus Acididesulfobacter guangdongensis genomic window carries:
- the uppS gene encoding di-trans,poly-cis-decaprenylcistransferase, producing the protein MFFLKKLIYYYYEKKLQKEVLNKKVPSHVGIILDGNRRYAERKGFTNVSQGHRQGADKIDEVILWCLELNIKIVTIWGFSTDNFKRTEGEVDSLFNIIKSKLELYIDSDFINKNKIKVNIIGKKNLLPDDLKDVIRRLEEKTVSYSNLYLYIALGYGGRQEICDAFGKFIADNFCDISFAVKEDENNKNTSSAQTLSCSSLSNLITIENISKYIYATGVPDPELIIRTSGEVRLSGFLLWQSAYSEYYFCDAYWPEFRKIDFLRAIRSYQFRQIRQGR; encoded by the coding sequence ATGTTTTTTTTGAAAAAATTAATTTATTACTATTATGAAAAAAAATTACAGAAGGAAGTATTAAACAAAAAAGTACCTTCTCATGTCGGTATTATACTTGACGGCAACAGAAGATATGCGGAAAGGAAAGGTTTTACGAATGTGTCGCAGGGACACCGTCAAGGCGCCGACAAGATTGACGAGGTAATATTATGGTGTTTGGAACTTAATATTAAAATTGTTACTATATGGGGATTTTCAACGGACAATTTTAAGAGGACGGAAGGGGAAGTAGATTCATTATTTAATATAATAAAATCTAAATTAGAATTATATATAGATTCCGATTTTATAAATAAAAATAAAATAAAAGTTAATATTATAGGCAAAAAAAATTTACTTCCCGATGACTTGAAAGACGTTATTAGACGGCTGGAAGAAAAAACAGTTTCGTATTCTAATTTGTATCTATATATAGCATTAGGTTACGGCGGCAGGCAGGAAATTTGCGATGCATTCGGCAAATTTATAGCGGATAATTTTTGCGATATATCATTTGCGGTGAAAGAAGATGAAAACAATAAAAATACATCCTCTGCTCAAACATTGTCTTGCAGCAGTTTGTCAAACCTGATAACAATCGAAAATATTTCTAAGTATATTTACGCTACAGGCGTTCCGGACCCTGAACTTATTATAAGAACAAGCGGAGAAGTCAGACTTTCAGGTTTTTTATTATGGCAGAGCGCCTACAGCGAATATTATTTTTGCGATGCTTACTGGCCTGAATTCAGAAAGATTGATTTTCTGAGAGCTATAAGAAGTTATCAGTTTCGCCAGATAAGACAGGGCAGGTAA
- the trpS gene encoding tryptophan--tRNA ligase — protein sequence MNNTKRNSAVASEFKFENTQNTSGKSYARILTGDRPTGPLHLGHFCGSLKNRVALQNIYDTFILIADVQALTTNFDHPELLRQNIFNVALDYLAVGIAPEKSTIIIQSMINEIAELTIFFSMFVSINALKHNPTIKTEAKERGYKELNYGFLGYPVSQTADIAIFKADLVPVGIDQLPHIEFSRKIVRRFNELYGGALIEPEALLSEFPKLIGLDGNLKMSKSYGNAIFLSDDFDTIKSKIRTALTDKSRIHPSDPGHPDICTIFSYHKTFSESGLTKNIEHDCIAGSIGCVQCKNNLHESIKNILIPMNEKRQYYKERASEVWDILFAGTNKAKKIASETLKEVKENMKINY from the coding sequence ATGAATAATACAAAACGGAATTCTGCCGTAGCATCGGAATTTAAATTCGAAAATACACAAAATACTTCCGGAAAATCATACGCTAGAATATTAACGGGGGACAGACCTACAGGACCTCTTCATTTAGGACACTTTTGCGGTTCTTTAAAAAATAGAGTCGCTCTGCAAAATATATACGATACGTTTATATTAATTGCCGATGTTCAGGCTTTGACTACAAATTTTGACCATCCTGAACTTCTCAGGCAAAACATATTTAATGTTGCATTGGATTATCTTGCCGTCGGAATTGCGCCTGAAAAATCTACAATTATAATTCAGTCTATGATTAATGAGATAGCAGAACTGACAATTTTCTTCTCGATGTTTGTTTCGATAAATGCATTAAAGCACAACCCGACTATTAAAACCGAGGCAAAAGAAAGAGGGTATAAAGAGCTTAATTACGGTTTTTTAGGATATCCTGTCAGCCAAACCGCAGACATAGCTATATTTAAAGCAGATTTAGTCCCCGTAGGGATAGACCAGCTTCCTCACATAGAATTTTCAAGAAAAATAGTGAGAAGATTCAACGAACTTTACGGCGGAGCTTTGATTGAACCGGAAGCTCTTTTAAGCGAGTTCCCAAAACTAATAGGTCTCGACGGAAATTTGAAAATGAGCAAGTCTTACGGAAACGCAATCTTTCTATCTGATGATTTTGACACGATAAAGTCTAAAATAAGAACAGCCCTCACCGATAAGTCGCGTATACATCCGTCAGATCCTGGACATCCCGATATATGCACTATCTTTTCTTATCATAAAACTTTTTCTGAGAGCGGTTTAACAAAAAATATTGAACACGACTGTATTGCCGGTTCAATAGGCTGCGTACAGTGCAAAAATAATCTCCACGAATCAATTAAAAATATTTTAATACCTATGAATGAAAAACGGCAATATTATAAAGAAAGAGCCTCCGAAGTCTGGGACATTTTATTCGCCGGCACAAATAAGGCAAAAAAAATTGCATCTGAAACTCTCAAGGAAGTAAAAGAAAATATGAAAATTAATTATTAA
- a CDS encoding APC family permease, producing the protein MKKTLKKSLNLLQLTFASTGAIIGSGWLLGIYFSAKYAGPSSIISWIAGGFAVMLIALVYSELGSMLPLSGGIARYPKYTHGALLGFISSWILVISGAAVSSIEAEASVQYLNYYIHGLYMNSSLTPSGLFVTFFLLMLFFVINIFGVKILAKTNTFLTWFKLAIPVIAASALIYAAFKNNNISYINRYSFMPYGFSGMMKSISLGGIMFSFLGFRQSIELAGESKNPGRDVPLATIISVIIGIIIYGALSVSFIFAVPLVKSNNWHALNYSSPFINLSNNYNLFFLTVLIIIGAIISPFGTGLTYMGTTSRVSYAMSKMDFLPRKLSQFNKYGIAYISLIFVFCLSIIYIMPFPSWQALVGLITSSIVFTYILGPVSLMSFRKLTPKLKRPFYLPFASIISPIAFIVGTLIIYWSGFGVLWKLSIGIAAGCIIFIIKDRKKKNFKKNFLPGLWFLFYIITVIILSYLGSSDFGGINLLIFPYDIITVAVAALIYYGISIRTFIKTDEIKMILEEQFISEEFDE; encoded by the coding sequence TTGAAAAAAACATTAAAAAAATCATTAAATCTTTTACAGCTGACATTTGCTTCTACCGGCGCTATAATCGGTTCGGGCTGGCTCCTCGGCATATATTTCAGTGCTAAATATGCCGGTCCGTCCTCGATTATTTCCTGGATAGCGGGCGGCTTTGCAGTAATGCTTATAGCACTTGTTTACAGCGAATTGGGCAGCATGCTTCCGCTGTCCGGCGGCATCGCCAGATATCCAAAATATACCCACGGAGCGCTTCTCGGTTTTATTTCAAGCTGGATATTGGTAATCTCTGGAGCCGCCGTCAGTTCAATAGAAGCGGAGGCTTCTGTCCAATATTTAAATTATTATATTCATGGGCTTTATATGAATTCTTCCCTCACGCCTTCAGGCTTATTTGTAACATTTTTTCTGCTTATGCTATTTTTTGTTATTAATATATTCGGGGTAAAAATTCTTGCAAAAACTAATACATTTCTAACATGGTTTAAATTAGCTATTCCCGTAATTGCAGCATCGGCTTTAATTTATGCCGCTTTTAAAAATAATAATATTTCTTATATAAATCGTTACAGTTTTATGCCTTATGGATTTAGCGGAATGATGAAAAGCATTTCTTTAGGCGGCATTATGTTTTCTTTTTTAGGATTCAGGCAATCAATAGAGCTTGCGGGCGAATCTAAAAATCCGGGCAGAGATGTTCCGCTGGCTACTATAATATCGGTGATTATCGGAATCATTATTTACGGAGCGTTATCAGTAAGTTTTATTTTTGCAGTTCCTCTCGTAAAATCGAATAACTGGCACGCCTTAAATTATTCATCGCCTTTTATAAATCTATCTAATAACTATAACCTATTTTTTTTGACAGTGCTTATTATTATCGGCGCTATTATTTCTCCGTTCGGAACCGGGTTAACATATATGGGAACAACTTCGCGGGTTAGCTATGCTATGTCAAAAATGGATTTTTTGCCGCGTAAACTTTCACAATTTAATAAATACGGTATTGCATATATCTCGCTTATTTTTGTATTTTGTCTTTCCATAATATATATAATGCCTTTCCCAAGCTGGCAAGCCTTGGTTGGACTTATAACTTCAAGTATTGTGTTTACATATATACTCGGTCCTGTAAGTCTGATGTCTTTTCGGAAATTAACGCCAAAGCTTAAAAGACCTTTTTATCTTCCTTTTGCATCAATCATATCCCCAATCGCTTTTATTGTCGGCACATTAATAATTTACTGGTCCGGTTTCGGGGTTTTATGGAAACTTTCTATCGGCATAGCGGCAGGATGTATAATATTTATAATAAAAGACCGCAAGAAGAAAAATTTCAAAAAAAATTTTTTACCGGGACTCTGGTTTTTGTTTTACATAATTACGGTAATAATCTTATCGTATTTAGGCAGCAGTGATTTTGGCGGAATAAATTTGCTGATATTTCCGTATGATATTATAACTGTTGCAGTAGCAGCTCTGATTTACTACGGCATATCGATAAGAACATTCATTAAAACAGATGAAATCAAGATGATTTTGGAGGAGCAGTTTATAAGCGAAGAGTTCGATGAATAA
- a CDS encoding peroxiredoxin gives MANKLFIMLQNTTPENPHQLGAPFFQAAAAATMDYEVEMILTADAGLLMKKGVAENLRVKEGSPKSVYDFIKDAYEAGVVFKVCTPALELNDFTKDDLIPECSGVVGGAYVVEMAMDDDVKVLAY, from the coding sequence ATGGCAAACAAATTATTTATTATGCTTCAAAACACAACACCTGAAAATCCGCACCAGTTAGGCGCACCGTTTTTTCAAGCTGCAGCTGCTGCTACTATGGATTATGAAGTTGAAATGATACTTACTGCGGATGCAGGACTTCTTATGAAAAAAGGCGTAGCAGAAAATTTAAGGGTAAAAGAAGGCAGTCCTAAATCTGTATATGATTTCATTAAAGATGCCTACGAAGCCGGGGTTGTTTTTAAAGTATGCACACCTGCTTTAGAATTAAACGATTTTACGAAAGATGACCTCATACCTGAATGCAGCGGGGTCGTCGGCGGAGCTTATGTCGTCGAAATGGCTATGGATGACGACGTAAAAGTATTGGCTTACTAA
- the trxB gene encoding thioredoxin-disulfide reductase — MYDLIIIGGGPAGLSAAIYALRARMNIILIEKMAVGGQIALSDNIENYPGFPSLSGYELMTKFEEHAKGLGLTIVYDEIKEITDNVDYKTLKGAENNYETRSIIVAVGASPKRLGIPGELEYTGKGVSYCATCDGPFFRDQDIAVIGGGDTAVKEAHYLSKLVKSVVLIHRRKELRAEKIIQERLNHANNVSLKLEHIPISINGDKGVESITIENVKTKERNTIPVKGVFIFVGIKPQTSFLHNVDKDELGFIKADPYTLMTSMPGVFCAGDSHSKKLLQVATAVGEGALAATSAEEFVCDIC, encoded by the coding sequence ATGTATGATTTAATAATTATCGGAGGCGGACCTGCCGGCTTGTCGGCAGCTATTTATGCCTTAAGAGCCCGTATGAATATAATATTAATAGAAAAAATGGCAGTCGGCGGTCAAATAGCATTATCTGATAATATAGAAAATTATCCAGGTTTTCCGTCGCTTTCAGGCTATGAACTTATGACTAAGTTCGAAGAACATGCAAAAGGATTGGGCTTGACAATAGTATATGACGAAATAAAAGAAATAACGGATAATGTTGATTACAAAACATTAAAAGGCGCCGAAAACAATTACGAGACAAGAAGCATTATAGTCGCAGTCGGAGCTTCACCAAAAAGATTGGGGATTCCGGGCGAACTTGAATATACAGGCAAGGGAGTTTCTTACTGCGCAACATGCGATGGTCCGTTTTTCAGAGACCAGGACATTGCCGTTATAGGCGGCGGAGATACGGCAGTAAAAGAAGCGCATTATCTTTCTAAACTTGTAAAATCCGTTGTCTTAATACACAGACGAAAAGAACTCAGAGCGGAAAAAATAATTCAGGAAAGATTGAATCATGCCAATAACGTTTCGCTTAAGTTAGAGCATATACCAATTTCTATTAACGGGGATAAAGGGGTGGAGTCTATAACTATAGAAAATGTTAAGACGAAAGAAAGAAATACTATTCCGGTAAAAGGCGTTTTTATATTTGTCGGAATAAAACCGCAGACTTCTTTTTTACATAATGTTGACAAGGATGAACTTGGTTTTATTAAAGCAGACCCTTATACTTTAATGACTTCTATGCCCGGAGTTTTTTGCGCAGGAGATTCTCATTCCAAAAAACTTCTCCAAGTGGCGACTGCTGTCGGAGAAGGCGCTTTAGCGGCAACCTCTGCGGAAGAATTTGTTTGCGATATTTGTTGA
- a CDS encoding MFS transporter, with product MSFTSAQKKTIGAMSSVVGLRMLAVFLILPVFTLYARQFTNSYLLIGLAFGIYGLSRAIFQIPFGFLSDKYGRKNILFIGMLLFGIFTIFIGFSSNILELILLRFLQGVAAESSVAFALVSDTVSENQRATALAYLGIPIGLSFVIGIVLGPLLSLYFGYSFLFYFSGALGILSAIFIYLFVEEPKNKKVLKEIEMSFGRFISIFKNKIVANLSMQGFILSFFMTVFFFALPMIVKSRLGMADYYKVLIPMVVFSLFAMMKASKKADMGYESHLLKLSYLLMGISALFVFSNSGTYSLPVIIIGGILFFTGFSITEPIMPSLVSSSSDPSFVGTSMGIYNTFQFSGSFAGGVLAGFLFKNYFGIIPVILVLSSIILYFTVSRMSPEKSKNN from the coding sequence ATGTCGTTTACTTCCGCGCAAAAAAAAACTATAGGCGCAATGAGTTCTGTCGTTGGGCTAAGAATGCTGGCAGTTTTCTTAATATTGCCGGTTTTTACCTTGTATGCCCGCCAATTTACAAACAGCTATCTGCTTATAGGTCTTGCCTTTGGAATATACGGTTTATCAAGGGCAATATTTCAAATACCTTTTGGATTTTTATCCGATAAATACGGCAGAAAGAATATTCTTTTTATAGGTATGCTGCTGTTTGGTATTTTTACTATTTTTATAGGATTTTCCTCTAATATTTTAGAACTGATACTGCTAAGATTTTTGCAGGGGGTTGCAGCCGAAAGTTCAGTAGCTTTCGCCCTCGTTTCCGATACTGTTTCAGAAAATCAAAGGGCTACCGCTCTTGCATATCTTGGAATTCCAATAGGTTTAAGTTTTGTGATAGGAATAGTTCTCGGACCGCTTCTTTCGCTATATTTCGGATATTCTTTTTTATTTTATTTTTCAGGAGCGCTCGGAATACTGTCGGCAATTTTCATCTATCTATTTGTTGAAGAGCCTAAAAATAAAAAAGTTCTTAAAGAAATAGAAATGTCTTTCGGCAGGTTTATAAGTATATTTAAAAATAAAATAGTTGCCAATCTTTCTATGCAGGGTTTTATACTATCTTTTTTTATGACCGTTTTCTTTTTTGCGCTTCCTATGATTGTCAAATCGCGGCTTGGAATGGCAGATTATTATAAAGTGTTAATTCCTATGGTCGTTTTTTCTTTATTTGCAATGATGAAAGCTTCAAAAAAAGCCGATATGGGATACGAAAGCCATTTGTTGAAATTAAGCTATCTGCTTATGGGAATTTCGGCATTGTTTGTATTCTCAAACAGCGGAACGTATTCGCTGCCTGTAATAATAATAGGAGGAATTTTATTTTTTACCGGATTTTCAATTACCGAACCTATAATGCCGTCCTTGGTTTCTTCGTCTTCCGACCCTTCTTTTGTAGGAACGTCAATGGGTATATACAATACCTTTCAATTTTCCGGAAGTTTTGCAGGAGGAGTTCTCGCAGGATTTTTATTTAAAAATTATTTTGGAATTATCCCTGTTATTTTAGTTTTGTCATCTATTATTTTATATTTTACGGTAAGCAGGATGTCCCCTGAAAAATCAAAAAATAATTAG
- a CDS encoding alpha/beta hydrolase, giving the protein MSFITIQEELEIFYILHKKNEHAKTIVLVHGAGGNHLSMLYIFNYIKKKWGNFFNIITFDLPFHYKSTYAKNTNAICTINKKVTINFYSSVLHELLEKLHLISNNNIIMVGHSMGVQISLRYASLFAENINKIMLIAGCDKVPVKDSFILSLHNNYDRTIKLFLKDAYSNETYHDMVKFKNAIDDINRTHYKIVINDFAAVKSFNKSDKDIDFAELNKKNIYFNILYSERDKIINQDCILALKNKLSFAKLNLIERKSHIEIIFGSRKLNNFIDEFLEQ; this is encoded by the coding sequence ATGTCTTTTATCACAATACAGGAAGAATTAGAAATATTCTATATATTGCATAAAAAAAATGAACACGCAAAAACTATAGTTTTAGTCCATGGCGCCGGCGGCAATCATTTATCTATGCTCTATATTTTTAATTATATCAAAAAGAAATGGGGCAATTTTTTTAATATTATAACTTTTGACCTTCCATTTCATTATAAATCAACTTATGCAAAAAATACAAATGCAATATGTACAATTAATAAAAAAGTTACTATTAATTTTTATTCGTCGGTTTTGCATGAACTGCTTGAAAAATTGCACCTGATCTCTAACAATAATATTATAATGGTCGGTCATTCTATGGGGGTTCAAATATCTTTGCGGTATGCCTCTCTTTTTGCAGAAAATATTAACAAAATTATGCTCATAGCAGGATGCGATAAGGTTCCTGTAAAAGACAGCTTTATTTTAAGTTTGCATAATAATTACGATAGGACAATTAAGCTGTTTCTGAAAGACGCTTATTCCAATGAAACATATCATGATATGGTTAAATTTAAAAACGCTATAGACGACATAAACAGAACACATTATAAAATTGTCATAAATGATTTTGCCGCGGTTAAATCTTTTAATAAATCAGATAAAGATATCGATTTTGCAGAATTAAATAAAAAAAATATTTATTTCAATATTTTATACTCTGAACGGGACAAAATTATAAATCAAGATTGCATACTGGCCTTAAAAAATAAATTATCATTCGCAAAATTAAACTTAATAGAAAGAAAAAGTCATATAGAAATTATTTTTGGCAGTCGTAAACTAAACAATTTTATAGATGAATTTTTAGAACAATAA
- the aspS gene encoding aspartate--tRNA ligase: METGKLKRTLSGEINESCTGAEFNLKGWVMHYRDHGGLIFIDLRDYAGIIQIVFDETVSNESFNTAKKIKNEYVISVTGKVRIRPEGTENENLETGKIEIEAKDIEILNECEVLPFQIEEESDTNELLRLKYRYLDLRRKKMKDNLVFRSKFNFLIREFLNKNGFFDIETPFLTKSTPEGSRDFLVPSRLNNGNFYALPQSPQLFKQILMVSGFEKYYQIVRCFRDEDLRADRQPEFTQLDMEMSFIEQRDIMSLAEEMFAFIFDKLLNIKINLPIKIMDYDDAMEIYGSDKPDTRFAMQLNTISDIFKNSSLNVFKDCLSKKGVIKAICFKNGADLLSRKDIDELLTVVKDFGGKGLAWTKVAAAEEKSKSDKCSAHNAESIYIQKCRLEGGIAKFITEEEGNILIDRLKAENGDIIFYQADAKKIADMVLGRLRLYLAKKYNLISDNKFNFLWVINFPLFEYSEEEKKIVAIHHPFTAPNAEDIELLDANPLIAKSQSYDLVLNGEEIGGGSIRIHKPELQAKIFEILSIKPEDARLKFGFLLDALGFGAPPHGGIAFGIDRVLMLLRNEDSIRDVIAFPKTQKAQCPLSDAPSEVKYEQLRELGIKVIEKDKRI; this comes from the coding sequence GTGGAAACCGGCAAATTAAAAAGAACGTTATCCGGAGAAATAAACGAAAGCTGCACAGGTGCGGAATTTAATCTGAAAGGCTGGGTTATGCATTACAGAGACCACGGAGGACTTATATTCATCGACTTGCGTGATTATGCGGGCATTATTCAGATAGTTTTTGACGAGACGGTATCTAATGAGTCTTTTAATACTGCAAAAAAGATTAAAAATGAATATGTCATTTCAGTTACCGGCAAGGTTAGAATCCGCCCCGAAGGAACAGAAAATGAAAATTTAGAAACAGGCAAAATAGAAATTGAGGCTAAAGATATTGAAATCTTAAACGAATGCGAAGTTCTCCCGTTTCAGATAGAAGAAGAATCCGATACAAATGAACTGCTCCGTCTGAAATACAGATACCTTGACCTTAGAAGAAAAAAAATGAAGGACAATTTGGTATTCAGATCTAAATTTAATTTTTTAATAAGAGAATTTTTAAATAAAAACGGTTTTTTTGATATAGAAACGCCTTTTCTGACTAAAAGTACACCGGAAGGATCAAGAGATTTTCTTGTACCTTCACGGCTTAACAACGGAAATTTCTATGCTCTTCCTCAGTCTCCTCAACTATTTAAACAAATTTTAATGGTAAGCGGTTTCGAAAAATATTATCAAATAGTAAGATGCTTCAGGGATGAAGATTTAAGGGCAGACAGGCAGCCGGAATTTACTCAGTTAGATATGGAGATGTCCTTCATTGAACAAAGGGATATTATGTCTCTTGCCGAAGAAATGTTTGCATTTATTTTCGACAAACTTTTAAATATTAAAATAAATCTGCCTATAAAAATTATGGACTATGACGATGCAATGGAAATTTACGGCAGCGATAAACCGGATACAAGATTTGCAATGCAGCTCAACACGATTTCTGACATTTTTAAAAATTCTTCTCTGAATGTTTTTAAAGACTGTCTGTCAAAAAAAGGTGTTATAAAGGCTATATGTTTTAAAAACGGGGCAGATTTGCTTTCCAGGAAAGATATAGACGAACTTTTAACGGTAGTTAAAGATTTTGGCGGTAAAGGTCTTGCCTGGACAAAAGTCGCGGCGGCTGAAGAAAAATCAAAATCAGACAAATGTTCCGCTCATAACGCTGAAAGTATTTATATTCAGAAATGCAGATTAGAAGGCGGAATAGCTAAATTTATCACGGAAGAAGAAGGAAATATTCTGATTGACAGACTTAAAGCGGAAAACGGAGATATTATATTTTATCAGGCGGATGCAAAAAAAATTGCCGATATGGTTCTCGGCAGACTTAGACTATATTTAGCAAAAAAATATAATCTTATTTCAGATAACAAATTTAATTTTTTATGGGTTATCAATTTTCCGCTTTTTGAATATTCTGAAGAGGAAAAGAAAATAGTTGCGATTCATCATCCTTTTACGGCTCCAAACGCTGAAGATATAGAGCTTCTCGATGCAAATCCGCTTATTGCAAAATCTCAAAGTTATGATCTTGTTTTAAACGGAGAGGAAATAGGCGGCGGAAGCATAAGAATACACAAACCGGAACTGCAGGCGAAAATATTTGAAATTCTTTCAATTAAACCGGAAGATGCAAGATTAAAATTTGGTTTTCTCTTAGACGCTCTCGGCTTCGGCGCTCCTCCTCACGGCGGAATAGCTTTTGGGATAGACAGAGTTCTTATGCTTCTAAGAAACGAAGATTCTATAAGGGACGTCATAGCATTTCCAAAAACTCAGAAAGCTCAGTGTCCGTTATCTGACGCTCCATCCGAAGTAAAATATGAACAATTGCGCGAATTAGGAATTAAAGTAATAGAAAAAGATAAGCGTATATGA
- a CDS encoding ATPase — protein MILLDAGTTYAKILNTETNEKTVKKVADLEKTFKADIGTGHNISRFAKQSVNEIIALSYAGKRLIKEKSFTLLDVGSRDAKYVIFENGNFIHSDWNTECGAFTGQAIEILGSYLNLNYNDIEPQKEFITATCGLLGMGHVFDMVASSVEPGIAAARLIKGVCMSMYRFARKPDKIYLTGGLVNNALFVRSMPAETICLDRFTLLEGVLEYAASKKDGINL, from the coding sequence ATGATACTTTTAGATGCAGGAACTACATACGCAAAAATATTAAATACCGAAACTAATGAAAAGACCGTCAAAAAAGTTGCAGATCTTGAAAAAACATTTAAGGCGGACATAGGGACTGGGCACAATATAAGCAGATTTGCAAAACAGTCCGTAAACGAAATTATCGCGCTCTCTTACGCCGGCAAAAGATTAATAAAAGAAAAATCATTTACATTGTTAGATGTCGGCTCAAGGGACGCAAAATATGTTATTTTTGAAAACGGTAATTTTATTCATAGCGATTGGAATACCGAATGCGGGGCGTTTACAGGACAGGCTATCGAGATTCTCGGAAGTTATTTAAATTTAAACTATAATGATATAGAACCTCAGAAAGAGTTTATTACTGCCACGTGCGGACTTTTAGGGATGGGGCACGTTTTTGATATGGTCGCTTCCAGCGTTGAGCCCGGAATTGCGGCGGCAAGATTAATAAAAGGCGTATGTATGTCAATGTACAGATTTGCTAGAAAACCAGATAAAATTTATTTGACCGGCGGTTTGGTAAATAATGCGCTTTTTGTAAGGTCTATGCCTGCGGAAACAATTTGTTTAGATAGATTTACATTGCTTGAAGGTGTTCTTGAATACGCTGCAAGCAAGAAAGATGGTATAAATTTATAG
- the nadA gene encoding quinolinate synthase NadA, with protein sequence MTGSVIKRKQNLLKELLKKKNAILLAHNYQRDEIQEIADFQGDSLELSIKANQTDADIIVFCGVRFMAESAAIMNPDKKVILPAENAGCPMVDMITVKDILNMRAEYPDAAVVAYVNTSAECKAVSDICCTSANAVKVVNSLPNKKVIMIPDKNLGDYVQRFTQKEIINWPGFCPPHNRTTPSDIKKLKEKYPGALFVAHPESPHDTIDVADNVSSTSGMYRYVRQTDAKYFIIGTERGIMYKMKTENPDKVFISAHKGLVCPNMKKTHLDNIIDSLSNMKNIIEIPEDVRLKARKSIENMLAL encoded by the coding sequence ATGACAGGCAGCGTAATCAAAAGAAAGCAAAACTTGTTAAAAGAATTGCTTAAAAAGAAAAATGCTATTTTGCTGGCACATAATTATCAGAGAGATGAAATTCAAGAAATTGCCGATTTTCAGGGTGATTCTCTTGAATTATCTATCAAAGCAAATCAAACTGATGCCGATATTATAGTTTTTTGCGGCGTGAGATTTATGGCGGAAAGCGCTGCAATAATGAATCCGGACAAAAAAGTCATATTGCCTGCCGAAAATGCAGGATGCCCTATGGTAGATATGATTACTGTTAAAGATATATTGAATATGAGAGCCGAATATCCTGACGCCGCAGTGGTAGCCTATGTCAATACTTCAGCCGAGTGTAAAGCCGTAAGCGATATCTGCTGCACATCGGCAAACGCTGTTAAGGTCGTAAATTCATTGCCCAATAAAAAAGTTATAATGATCCCCGATAAAAATCTGGGAGACTATGTTCAGAGATTTACGCAAAAAGAAATAATAAACTGGCCGGGGTTTTGTCCGCCTCACAACAGAACAACTCCCTCAGATATAAAAAAATTAAAAGAAAAATACCCCGGCGCATTATTTGTTGCGCACCCGGAATCTCCGCATGATACCATAGACGTCGCAGACAATGTTTCTTCGACTTCAGGTATGTATAGATATGTAAGGCAGACTGACGCAAAATATTTTATTATAGGAACGGAAAGAGGTATAATGTATAAAATGAAAACCGAAAATCCAGACAAGGTTTTTATTTCAGCGCATAAAGGTCTCGTTTGTCCTAATATGAAAAAAACACATTTAGATAATATAATAGACTCCCTTTCTAATATGAAAAATATAATCGAAATTCCTGAGGATGTCAGGCTAAAAGCCAGAAAATCAATTGAAAATATGCTTGCGCTATAA